In the Paralichthys olivaceus isolate ysfri-2021 chromosome 15, ASM2471397v2, whole genome shotgun sequence genome, one interval contains:
- the ccni2 gene encoding cyclin-I codes for MKNPGAAESGRLVGLLEGALLREARLWKVPVFKNGCIQGADISSSQHQEMIVWLGEMSRLFQFCPETFALGVCVLNRLLSTVKAQTKYLKCIAFTSLVLAAKINEEDEVIGSVKDLVVQSGCSFSTAELLRMERIILDKLHWDLYTATPVDFIHIVSLDFSRETGEQSTFLFFCFLTGRGVVRASHRELLRL; via the exons ATGAAGAACCCGGGAGCTGCCGAGAGCGGCCGGCTGGTCGGCCTGTTGGAGGGCGCCCTGCTCAGAGAGGCCCGCCTCTGGAAGGTGCCCGTCTTCAAGAATGGATGCATCCAG GGTGCTGACATCTCTTCATCCCAACACCAAGAGATGATCGTTTGGCTCGGAGAAATGAGCCGACTCTTCCAGTTCTGTCCAGAGACCTTTGCACTGGGAGTCTGTGTCCTCAACCGCCTGCTGTCCACTGTCAAG gCCCAAACCAAATATCTGAAATGCATCGCTTTCACCTCCCTGGTCCTCGCTGCCAAAATCAATGAGGAAGATGAG GTTATAGGTTCTGTCAAAGACCTGGTTGTGCAGAGCGGATGCAGCTTTTCAACAGCGGAGCTTCTTCGCATGGAGAGGATCATTCTAGACAAGCTGCACTGGGACTTGTACACAGCAACACCAGTCGACTTCATACACATAGTAAGTTTAGACTTCAGCAGAGAGACGGGCGAACAGagcacttttctctttttctgttttctaactGGACGTGGAGTCGTCAGAGCGTCTCACAGAGAGCTGCTCAGACTCTGA